GTTGCCCTGCACAGCGTGCGTTGTTATTTCAGCAAAAGCCAGTTCCAAGTCACTGTTCTTGGCGATGGCCGCGATGATCGGACTCCGCTGGAAGGCTTCGAATTCTTTGCCCGCTTCAAGTTGCACTTTGTAGAAACTCTCCAGGTCGGTCCCGATGGCCGTGCGCCGGCCCGCCGTCGTGGCCACCTGATGCGCTTCGTGCATCTTGCCCTGGCGAAGTAGTTCTAGCCAATCGTCGACGAATCGCTGGGCCTCGCTGGTGGACCGAACTTCGCGACTCAAGCGCTGGGCCACCGCCCAGCCGGCAAACAGCGCGGCCAGGCAGATGCCGCAGACGGCGGCATTTTTGCCGATGTAAGGCGGATCGCCGGTGCGCAACTGGCGAAAGGCCAGAAGCGCGAGCGGAATGGCAATCAGCGGAACCCACCAAAGCAATGGCCCGATTAGTGCCAGAGGCGCAGCCAAGCCGGCGATGAGCGTCGCCACGGCCCACGGGCTGATGGCGCGATATTGCGGTAGTTCTGGTTCGCCGTGATTCTGGTCCATCATCGTATTGGCTGGCGAACTGCGTTCCATGGAGGAAGTCGATTGCATAAACCTGGCCACTGCTGACTACGGAGTCATTCCTTCGAGTTCTGAGTACTTCACGCGGCGATAGCGAAATTTGAAGGGGAACTCGCTCGTTGGATCGAACGCTTCAATGTTCAATTGAGCTTGGGTATCTTTCGGGTTCTCGACGCCGGAAAAATTGCTGCGACTCAGGTAGCCGCGCGACTCCTGCTGCATGAAGCCCAGCCACATCCGATCCGGCGCGAAACCGAGGAAGACGCGATCGGTTGGACCTTTCCAAGCGCCCATAGGTTCGGGATTGTTGAGCGGTGCCATCTGCAGAGTGAACGTCGTAAAGCAGACCAACAACCAGCCGCACCACAGGGCCAGAATCGTGCGTCCCGCCATTTCGACCGGCAGGATGAATTTGACTTGCTGCTTTGAGAGGCTATCGGTAATGCCACGAAAAGCACCGAAGAAAATAAAGAACAACACCCACACGGAGACAAAGTCCCAAAAATAGGTAGCGGCGGGAGACATGTCATAGGCGAATGTCGCGACGGGCTCATAAAAGTTGGTGGCCAGCAACATCGCCAGCAACAGGTTGATGAGCGTGATGCCGTTGCTCCACAGTCCATGAAACCACAAGGTGCCTGCAGTCAGGACCAGAATGAAAACCAGCAACATGGTCATTAGCATAAGTCAAAAACCTCCGCACAAACCGCTTCCATCACTGCTGAATCGACGACCGCCGAGCACCACCTACTGCTTCAAGACTCGTTGCAGTTCGGGAAGTGAAGTCACCCCGAGCGCGATGAGCACGATTCCTTCTTCTTGCAACGACCGATTTCCCGCCTGCCTGGCGACTTGCTTTATCACTTCCAACTTGGGCTGCTGAATCAACGCTTGTTTCACTCGTTCGTCGAGCACCAAGAATTCGTAAATGGCCGTCCGGCCAAAATAGCCCAGCCCACGACACTTGGGGCAGGTGGGCGGTATTTCGTGCTTCTTCATCGTCGCCAGTTGTTCCGGCGTCGGGGGCTGGTACTCGCGATAGATGTGATCGACTCGCCCCGGCGGAATGCCTAACCGTTGGCTCAATTCGGGAGTCAGCGGGATCGCCTGTTTGCAACTATCGCACAGCTTACGGATCAGTCGCTGATTGATTACCGCTCGCATCTGCTGGGCGAATTGCGGCATCGGCGGCTTCAGAGCGAGCAAACGCAACAGCGCATCGGCTGCTTCTTTGGCCCGCAAACTGACAATGCCCAGCTTGGCATCGTCTTCGGCTTTTTGCGTTAGCACGCCGAGCACCGCCCCGCTGGTGATGTTCGGAACGCAGAGGACCTCGGGCATTTTCAGCAAGACTTTGGGGAGCACCGATTCGATCGTTTCGCCGGCGGCGCTGTTCACGCGCTGGGCATTCACGTTTTCAATTTCCGGCTCTTTTTGACCCGCGTCTTCAATCGAGATAAAGTCGCGGAGCAAGCGATCGGTAGCCCGCAGCGCGGCAACCCAAGTTGCGGTGAGACCATCGCCGGGCATCGCGCAAAATGCGACAACACCGGTGTTGCCCATTCCCAGGATTTCTTTCAGCTGATCCCGCTGCTTTTCGCGCATTCCCAACTCTTCGAGCGAGCGAATGTGCTTGGTAACGAGCAGGAGGGTGATCACAGCCCGCTCACCAGTTTGCGTCCCTTGCGACATCAAGATTGTGTCGTACTTGTTGCCGGCATATTCAATCTTCAGCTTGCCTTCTTGCTTACTGCGGCGATCGGCCGGGTTAAGCGCCGCGAGCTTCTTCAGCACGAACAGCATTTGATCGCCCCACTGGCGATTGAGCTGTTCCTTCTCGTGAATCTTCGGGTTGCCGGCGTGCCAGACGCCATCGACATAGTAGCGCAGCGCAACCGCATCGGCCGTGAAATCGAGCATGACTTTTTCAGCTCGGTTTTCGAGTGCATCGGCGATCATCTTTTTCACCGGCACATAGGCGGGTGACTGCCGCGCCTCGATCATGTTCGCCTGGTTCACCGTGGCAATCGGTCCCGTCGCTTGCATATCGACGGCGGGGCCCAGTTCCCAAGGCTGCTTCTCTTCGACGGGGCCCTTTTTACCGCGGCCAATGTTCGCGATCACACGTTTGAAGTGATCGGGGGTTAGGACCTTCCGTTCGTTGGTAACACGCCCATTGCGCAGCGCGATGTAGGTGGCCAGCGGCGCGATATAAGCAATAAGGATGAGAAAAAAGCCCGCGAGATAGATCGGAATCAGCATCGCGATGACGAACGTCAGCAAGAACGAGAAGACGACGATGGGATTCCAGAGATCGGGGGGTAGCCCGATACTATTGCCAATCTCGCCGGAATCGCGATTGATCCAGTCAGTTGTTTTCACCCACATCCAAAAGACGAGCAGGAGCAACACGATCTTCCAGATGGCCAGGTAAAAACCGCGGCCGCGAATCATCGCATGTGGATCTTCCAGGCCGGAGATATATTCGATGAATTGGGCCTGGGCAACGCCAGCGCCGATCAACACGATCAGCGCGGCGCCGATGCAGGACGTCACGATGCGAGACATTAGATGATTCCAGGCTGCGAAACGTTGATGCCTTTGAGGGCCATCTTCAGGGCGTCGGGATTCGGGGCCACTTCAAAGGCAGTCGGGCGGTCAATCAAGTTGTCATCAATCAATTGCTTCAAACTCATGGTGAAATCTTGCATGCCGTCGGCAGCGCCAATGCGGATCGCGTCGGCCAGTTTATTATCCTGCGACTCAAGCACGATCTTCTTGATGATCGCGTTGAAGAGCATGATTTCGCAAGTCGGCACGCGCGGCACGCCGGGCTTGATCGACTTGAGGAGTTTTTGCGCAACGATGCCCTTCATGTTGAACGCGATCGCCGAGCGAATGGCCTTGTGCATCGCTTCGGGGAACAAGTCGAGAATACGACCAATGGTGGAAGGGGCTGAACTGGCGTGGATCGTACCGAATACCAAGTGGCCCGTTTCGGCCGCGTGAATCGCCGTCATGAACGTTTCTTCATCACGCATTTCGCCCACCAGCATGATGTCTGGATCTTCGCGGACTGCGTGCTTCATGCCGATCTTGAAGTCCTTCACGTCAAAGCCGACTTCGCGCTGGTTAATGAGTGCTTTGTCTTCGGAGAAAATGAATTCGATCGGGTCTTCCAGCGTGAGGATGTGAACTCGCTCGCGACGATTGATAAAGTCCAGCATCGAGGCAATCGTCGTACTCTTGCCAGAACCCGTCACGCCGGCCAGCAGTACCATCCCTTGATCGTAGAAGCACAACTGCTCGATCGAGGCGGGCAAGTAGAGACCTTCGAAGTTCGGGATCTTGTTGCTGATGCGGCGGGCGACCATACCCATGCACCCGTTTTGTTGCAGCAAGTTCACGCGGAACCGCCAGCGGACGCCATCGACATCGCAGCTGTGCGAAAAGTCGGCACCACCTTCATCGTCATAGATGCGGCGATTACGGTCGTTCATCATCGGCACAAGGAGCTTGGCCATCTCGATGCGCTCGATGTTCGGATGATTGAGCGGGCGCAGTTCGTTGCGCACGCGAATCATCGGCGGCCGACCGACTTTCATGTGCAAGTCCGAGCCTTCGAACTTCACCAGCGCGCGGAAAAACTTGTCGACTTCGAGATCGTGCGTCTCGACCGACATTTTTTTGATCAGGTCTTCGATCGACGGCGCGGCAGCGGGTGGTCCCGAAGGGGCCGGTGATGGTGAGTGACTCATTTGCGTTTCCTCTTTGTTCAGTTCATTCCTGATGTCCGGAGGACAGAGGCCGGAGATCAGAAAGCACTTTCCGATCTCCGACCTCTGTTCTTCTGACCTCTGATCTACAGCCGGACGGGAATTCCTCGACTGGCCATGATTTCTTTCGTTTGACGAATGGTGAATTCACCGAAGTGGAAAATGCTGGCTGCCAAAGCAGCGTCCGCACGTCCCACTAGGATTGCATCGGCCAGGTGTTCGGGCTTGCCGGCACCACCGCTGGCGACGACGGGAATCGAAACCGCGTCACTCACGGCTCGGGTAATTTCCAGATCGTAGCCATCTTTCGTGCCGTCGCAGTCCATGCTGGTGAGGACGATTTCGCCGGCGCCGAGCGCCTCGACTTCTTTCGCCCAGGCCACAGCTTCCAGCCCTGTGGGAGTGCGGCCGCCATTGATATGCACTTCCCAGACTTCGCGGCCATCGCGCTGCACGCGTTTAGGATCGATGTTGACCACAATGCATTGATTGCCAAAACGCCGCGCCGCTTCGCGAACGAAGTTAGGATCCTTGCACGCCGCGGAATTGATCGAGACCTTGTCGCTGCCGGCGTTGAGTAGGGAGCGAATATCGTCGATGGTCCGAATGCCACCCCCGACGGTCAGGGGCATGAAGACTTGCTCGGCAGTGCGGCGAACTACGTCGAGCATGATCCCCCGCTGCTCGTGGCTGGCGGTGATATCGAGGAAGACCAACTCATCGGCACCTTCCTGCTCATAGCGCCGCGCGACTTCGACGGGGTCACCGGCGTCGCGCAATTGCAGGAAGTTCGTTCCTTTCACGACCCGGCCCTGATTGACGTCCAAACAGGGAATCACACGTTTTGCAAGCATGCACGAGTGGCCAAACGGGAGCGATGAGATTTGCCTGGCAACGTCGCGGCATAAAATGGCCCGCAACATTCCAAAAACCTACTCTAAACGCTGCTGCCACAAGGGTCAACGTAACGGCTGGCGGGCCTCGTCGCGGGAAACTTGAGCGACCAAGCCGCAACAACCAGCGCGACACCGAATCGCCCTGCTGCGGCGAAACCGAAGGTACGTCACGAAACTGCAAAAGGGGGGTGTCCAACAAAGCGGGCCTTAGTTGGACAGCACCGAGCGCAACTCTCGGGTTTCCGGCAGTTTGGTGTCCAACAATCGAGGGCATTGTTGGACGTTTAGGTTGCATTTTCTATGCACAATTGTGCCGCAAGTGCAGCATTACCGCACCGGTGCTCGTCCCAAAAGTCGCCGGAGGACTCCGATTTGCCCGGCATGGAGCATTTCGTGACAGGAGCAGAAGAGGAGGGCTCCGTACTTCGTCGGATAGGCTGCGTACGGCATGTCGATAGGCTCGTCGAGCGTGGCAGCCGCGATTTGAGGAAGTTCGAGCAGTGCCTGCTGATAGACTCGGTCGAAGGTGTCGCGGATTTCGGCGATCGGCGGGTTCTTCGCTGGATCGGGCTCGGGAACCGTGCCGCGGCTGAACTGCTTGCGAAAGCTGGAAGTCATTAGTTGCAGGTCTTCGGGCTGGCGACCGCGTTGGCGGAACAATGCCAATCCATACTGGGCCATGGCTAAGTGCCCCAGTTGCCAGCCCAGATGGGTGGACGCGCCGGCTGGCATTCGAAACCACTCGTCCGCTTGAATGTCGGCGAGCAGAGTTTCGACATATTCCCGCGCAAATTCAATTTGTTTGAGAGCCAAATCCAAGCGAGCATCCATCAACATTCATCTCCCCTAAGTGAGGACCCAGCAAACGAGTGTCCGACAACTTGACTCTGCTATCATAACGAACTGAGAAAGATTGATCGGATGTTCGTTAAAACCTCCAAGTTTCGCCCTACCATTTCGCAAAAATGACCACGACTGCGGTAGCCCGACGACAACCCGAGGGATAAAATCTCCCACCCTGATCTGTTTACCTTGCGGAAAGTCGGCTTTGCAATGAGTGCGCACGATGAATCCTCGTTCGGCGACGACGCGGAACTCTTGCGACTATTGAATCTCGCCAATCAAGGCGATACTACTTCTATGGAGCAGCTATTCGAGCGGCTGTATCCTTATCTACTGCTGTGTGCACGCGAAGAGCTCGATTCTGACCTGCGGGCGAAAGTGCGCGAGTCTGATCTTGTGCAGCAGTCGTGCCTGGAGGCGCATCGCGATTTTCGCGAGTTGTCGTGCCACAATGTGCACGATTTGCTGCACTGGCTGGAGACGATATTGCGGTCGAATGCGGCCGATTTGCGTCGGCGCTTCGAAGCCACTCGCCGCCACGGACTTGAACCGCAATTCTCACTCGATGACAGTGGTTCCGAACAAGCCCAGGATGCAAAACAGAATCTGCTCGACCAGCATCCGCTCGGCAGCGGCAGTTCAAGCGCCAAGGATTTGGAATTGGATGCGGCAATTTCCCGTTTGCCCGCCGAATATCGAGACGTGATTCTGATGCGCCACCGAGATAAACTATCGTTTGCCCAAATTGGCCAGCGAACCGAGCGAACTGCCGATGCCGCTCGCATGCTTTGGGCCCGAGCGGTGAAACGCTTGGAAGCCGATATGAACGGCCCGGAAAGCCAATAGCTTGCACCGTCAAACTGGTGGTGCCAGCAATCAACCTGATGCTGTGGGGAATCTCACGCTGTGGATGATCACGACGAAACACCAGCCAGCTCACCTGCGCACGAATCGGTGTTGCCACAGTCGTCCATTTCGTCTGGCTCCACGGCAGCTGACGATGCGACGATGGAAGATGCTACTATTGATAGTAGTTTTTTGCGACGCCTGGAGAAACGTTGGCCCACATCGAAGCTAGAGACGAAGCTCGGCCCCGCCCAGCCACTGCTTCAGCGGCTGGGGCGATTTGAAATTCGCCGCGAATTGGGTCGCGGGCGATTTGGCGTTGTCTTTCTCGCTTGGGATCCGCAGTTGCATCGGCATGTGGCGCTGAAGATTCCACAGTTCGATGCCGCGCTCGATCCTGACTTGCGCGAGCGCTTTCGGGGAGAAGCGAAAGCAGCTGGCTGCCTCGATCATCCGGGCATCGTTTCCATTCACGACGTGGGGCAAAACTCCGGCATTGACTATATCGCCATGGCGTACATCGATGGGATGACGCTGGCCGAACGTTTGAAAGCCGGGCCGCTACCACCGCTCGATGCAGCGCGGTTAACCATCGGTCTAGCGGCTGCAGTGCAACACGCCCACGAGCAAGGGGTGATTCATCGCGACCTCAAGCCAAGCAATATTCTGATCGACAAGAGCGACCAGCCTCACGTGATGGATTTTGGTCTGGCGCGACAATTGTCGGAATCGGCAATGCGGGCAACTGCCACTGGGCAAGTCCTTGGTACTCCTGCCTACATGTCGCCCGAACAAGCCACTGGCAAGAGCGATGTGGGGCCTCTCAGTGACGTATATGCCCTCGGCGTGATTTTGTACGAGGTCATTACTGGCCGGCCGCCCTTTCAAGCAGGCACATTCGCCGAAGCCATCGAATTCATCGTCAATCGGGATCCGCTGCCGCCGAGCAAGTTGATTCCTAAACTTCCACGCGAGTTGGACGCAATTACATTCAAATGCCTCGAAAAATCATCCTCCGCGCGTTACGAATCGGCTGCCGATCTGGCGGATGACTTGCAGCGTTTTCTCGATGGCCGGCCAATTCGCGCTCGTGCACAAGGCTACGTGCAGCAATCCATTCGCTGGTGTCGAAAGTATCCCTCGCGCGCTCTGCTGCTCGTTACTGTTTTCATTGCGCTCGGCTTGCTCCTCACCACCGGCAGCATCTATTCTCGCTGGCAGTATGCCGATAAGTTGGCGAAAGAACAGCAACAGAATGCAGCCACTGAACGGTACTACGCCACGGTCACGCGGGCCCGCAATTTAATCGCCCGCCGTACGCCAGATTGGACGAAAGTTGCTGAAGATCAATTGCGCGCCGCGATCGCGAACCAAACTCCCGTCGCCGATCCGCTCGAACTGCGTGCACTTGCCACGGAGTTTCTTGCCGGCTTCGATTTAAACGAAGTTGCGAATATCAATGCGGAGATGCTAGTCGAGCGAATTGCCTTCAGTCCCGATGGACAACTGCTCGCCGTGGGCGAATTGAAAGGGACGGCTACCTGCCGCGTGGTGCTGATCGATACGACGAGCCTCACGCCCAAGCACACTTTCACCATCGTCAATGTTGGGAGTAGTGTGACGCGACTTCTCGAAGGGGCCTCGCGCTGGCAGGAAGGAGTGCGCGAATTTGCCTTCAGTGGCGATAGTCGATATCTGGCTGTCGGCATGCGGTTCGGATCTATCTACTGTTATGATTTGCACAACCCCCAACAGCCTCCCAAGCATCTTCCGATTGGCGACAGTCGTGAACTCTCGCGAATCAGGATGTCGGCTGACGGGCGTGCGCTGTATGCAATCACAAAGAAAGATGACTCGCTGTTGCATTGGCCCGACTGGCGAAACGATTCGAAGGCAAGGAGCACAATCCCCGATAAATCGCTGAGTATGGCGGTTGCTGCGAGTGGGGAAGCGGTGTTTGTGCAGAGACTGAGCTCCAACGAATTGCGCATGTTTGACAGCCGGCTGCGACCACGTACCTGGTACCCGCCACTTTGTAGCATGCTCAAAGGAATTGAACGGGATCTAGCAACCAATGACGATGGCAGCTTGTTGGCGGGGGCGTCGGACTACGGTCTATGTGTTTACGAGACGGCCGGTGGCGTGATCGCTCGCCACATCCAGGCCGACACCGTGGGCGATGAACCGGTGGCCAGCGAACTTTTTATTTCCGCCGATGGTCAGTTGCTGGCCGGTTATTCGGATCGGGGTTTTGTCCGACTCTTCGATATCTCTAATGGTCGCCAACTTATTCGTCTGACTCTCGACAAGCACGATTGCCAGGATGTTGCGCTCGATCCCCAGAAGCGCTGGTTGGTGGTGGCCAACGATCGCCAATTGAGTTTTCGCAAGATTCGCGAGTCGAGAGTCTGCCGTGCAATTACGAACGCAGCGCAGAGCGTGAACGACATGAATTTTTCGCCCGATGGAAAGTCGCTGGCCTGTGCTTGGTACTCCGGTGGTATCCACGGTACCTATCTCAACTCGTTGACGACGTTCGACTGCGAAACCAGCCAACCGCTCGCAACATTCTCGGGGGGCTTCGACTCGGCTGGCTTTTCGCTCGACTGGCCGCTGGTAGCCTGGCGACCGAATGGGCAGGAACTGGTGTGGAAAAGCAACTTTGGCACAGTGGTCTGTGGAACGGTCGGTTTGCACTCGACGGAACGCTTTTTTCCACTGCCATTGCAGGGGCCGGTGGTGCCGATTGAATTTGAAATCACGGAACTGAACGGCGCGCGCCGAGGTGCGACGAAACAGGCTCCTCTAATCGCGTTAGAAGAAAACGATTCGCACCGAGTGTGGACCGTTCAGCCGAACAGTCAAGAGCTTCGTTTCACGGGTGCCCTGAAGTCGGCGTTGAGGCCCAATAAGCAAGCCGGCACACTGTTGTTCTTGATGAAGCTAGATGCTGCGTATGCCGACGAGCCACCATTTACGTTCAGCAGAATCGGCGCAAGAGAGCCCGTCAACGTTTATCTTCCAACGCGTAATCTAAAGGGTCAGTCGGCGGATTATCAGTGGTTCTCGGTCGACTTGCAGGCCAATGATTTGCCGCTGAAGGAGCTGAACTTGAAGCTAACACCCACCAGCAATCTACGCTCGTTTGCAATTGCCAGCATCCATTACGTAGCGCTCAATCTGGAATCACACCCGACCTCAGGAAAGATCTCGGCCGAACCGTTCAATCAGTTGACGTTCAATACCACAGGAGATCGTTTGTGGGGAACCATCAACGACGAAGTTCGTTGCTGGAGT
Above is a window of Anatilimnocola aggregata DNA encoding:
- a CDS encoding UbiA prenyltransferase family protein, whose product is MERSSPANTMMDQNHGEPELPQYRAISPWAVATLIAGLAAPLALIGPLLWWVPLIAIPLALLAFRQLRTGDPPYIGKNAAVCGICLAALFAGWAVAQRLSREVRSTSEAQRFVDDWLELLRQGKMHEAHQVATTAGRRTAIGTDLESFYKVQLEAGKEFEAFQRSPIIAAIAKNSDLELAFAEITTHAVQGNTDYFTLRYEVVRGHVPSTNGSIWISAKREIPPGSTLAEWQINSYSATEVTE
- a CDS encoding ATPase, T2SS/T4P/T4SS family, producing the protein MSRIVTSCIGAALIVLIGAGVAQAQFIEYISGLEDPHAMIRGRGFYLAIWKIVLLLLVFWMWVKTTDWINRDSGEIGNSIGLPPDLWNPIVVFSFLLTFVIAMLIPIYLAGFFLILIAYIAPLATYIALRNGRVTNERKVLTPDHFKRVIANIGRGKKGPVEEKQPWELGPAVDMQATGPIATVNQANMIEARQSPAYVPVKKMIADALENRAEKVMLDFTADAVALRYYVDGVWHAGNPKIHEKEQLNRQWGDQMLFVLKKLAALNPADRRSKQEGKLKIEYAGNKYDTILMSQGTQTGERAVITLLLVTKHIRSLEELGMREKQRDQLKEILGMGNTGVVAFCAMPGDGLTATWVAALRATDRLLRDFISIEDAGQKEPEIENVNAQRVNSAAGETIESVLPKVLLKMPEVLCVPNITSGAVLGVLTQKAEDDAKLGIVSLRAKEAADALLRLLALKPPMPQFAQQMRAVINQRLIRKLCDSCKQAIPLTPELSQRLGIPPGRVDHIYREYQPPTPEQLATMKKHEIPPTCPKCRGLGYFGRTAIYEFLVLDERVKQALIQQPKLEVIKQVARQAGNRSLQEEGIVLIALGVTSLPELQRVLKQ
- a CDS encoding type IV pilus twitching motility protein PilT, with amino-acid sequence MSHSPSPAPSGPPAAAPSIEDLIKKMSVETHDLEVDKFFRALVKFEGSDLHMKVGRPPMIRVRNELRPLNHPNIERIEMAKLLVPMMNDRNRRIYDDEGGADFSHSCDVDGVRWRFRVNLLQQNGCMGMVARRISNKIPNFEGLYLPASIEQLCFYDQGMVLLAGVTGSGKSTTIASMLDFINRRERVHILTLEDPIEFIFSEDKALINQREVGFDVKDFKIGMKHAVREDPDIMLVGEMRDEETFMTAIHAAETGHLVFGTIHASSAPSTIGRILDLFPEAMHKAIRSAIAFNMKGIVAQKLLKSIKPGVPRVPTCEIMLFNAIIKKIVLESQDNKLADAIRIGAADGMQDFTMSLKQLIDDNLIDRPTAFEVAPNPDALKMALKGINVSQPGII
- the hisF gene encoding imidazole glycerol phosphate synthase subunit HisF; its protein translation is MLAKRVIPCLDVNQGRVVKGTNFLQLRDAGDPVEVARRYEQEGADELVFLDITASHEQRGIMLDVVRRTAEQVFMPLTVGGGIRTIDDIRSLLNAGSDKVSINSAACKDPNFVREAARRFGNQCIVVNIDPKRVQRDGREVWEVHINGGRTPTGLEAVAWAKEVEALGAGEIVLTSMDCDGTKDGYDLEITRAVSDAVSIPVVASGGAGKPEHLADAILVGRADAALAASIFHFGEFTIRQTKEIMASRGIPVRL
- a CDS encoding DinB family protein is translated as MDARLDLALKQIEFAREYVETLLADIQADEWFRMPAGASTHLGWQLGHLAMAQYGLALFRQRGRQPEDLQLMTSSFRKQFSRGTVPEPDPAKNPPIAEIRDTFDRVYQQALLELPQIAAATLDEPIDMPYAAYPTKYGALLFCSCHEMLHAGQIGVLRRLLGRAPVR
- a CDS encoding sigma-70 family RNA polymerase sigma factor; the encoded protein is MSAHDESSFGDDAELLRLLNLANQGDTTSMEQLFERLYPYLLLCAREELDSDLRAKVRESDLVQQSCLEAHRDFRELSCHNVHDLLHWLETILRSNAADLRRRFEATRRHGLEPQFSLDDSGSEQAQDAKQNLLDQHPLGSGSSSAKDLELDAAISRLPAEYRDVILMRHRDKLSFAQIGQRTERTADAARMLWARAVKRLEADMNGPESQ
- a CDS encoding WD40 repeat domain-containing serine/threonine-protein kinase, with amino-acid sequence MDDHDETPASSPAHESVLPQSSISSGSTAADDATMEDATIDSSFLRRLEKRWPTSKLETKLGPAQPLLQRLGRFEIRRELGRGRFGVVFLAWDPQLHRHVALKIPQFDAALDPDLRERFRGEAKAAGCLDHPGIVSIHDVGQNSGIDYIAMAYIDGMTLAERLKAGPLPPLDAARLTIGLAAAVQHAHEQGVIHRDLKPSNILIDKSDQPHVMDFGLARQLSESAMRATATGQVLGTPAYMSPEQATGKSDVGPLSDVYALGVILYEVITGRPPFQAGTFAEAIEFIVNRDPLPPSKLIPKLPRELDAITFKCLEKSSSARYESAADLADDLQRFLDGRPIRARAQGYVQQSIRWCRKYPSRALLLVTVFIALGLLLTTGSIYSRWQYADKLAKEQQQNAATERYYATVTRARNLIARRTPDWTKVAEDQLRAAIANQTPVADPLELRALATEFLAGFDLNEVANINAEMLVERIAFSPDGQLLAVGELKGTATCRVVLIDTTSLTPKHTFTIVNVGSSVTRLLEGASRWQEGVREFAFSGDSRYLAVGMRFGSIYCYDLHNPQQPPKHLPIGDSRELSRIRMSADGRALYAITKKDDSLLHWPDWRNDSKARSTIPDKSLSMAVAASGEAVFVQRLSSNELRMFDSRLRPRTWYPPLCSMLKGIERDLATNDDGSLLAGASDYGLCVYETAGGVIARHIQADTVGDEPVASELFISADGQLLAGYSDRGFVRLFDISNGRQLIRLTLDKHDCQDVALDPQKRWLVVANDRQLSFRKIRESRVCRAITNAAQSVNDMNFSPDGKSLACAWYSGGIHGTYLNSLTTFDCETSQPLATFSGGFDSAGFSLDWPLVAWRPNGQELVWKSNFGTVVCGTVGLHSTERFFPLPLQGPVVPIEFEITELNGARRGATKQAPLIALEENDSHRVWTVQPNSQELRFTGALKSALRPNKQAGTLLFLMKLDAAYADEPPFTFSRIGAREPVNVYLPTRNLKGQSADYQWFSVDLQANDLPLKELNLKLTPTSNLRSFAIASIHYVALNLESHPTSGKISAEPFNQLTFNTTGDRLWGTINDEVRCWSYPECKLLTRWTNPSHFLTGAGNQRSLAAGTNGTLAGTRDGRVHWLNPQTGTSDASWPGPGRETVVVALCEPAQLALAAAENGKVRGIRVPTGAILFDLPAHQDAITAMAATPDGATLVTASADRELKIWHRGGDGFKLFTQLPDTSSPTSVLRISSDGRYLAVLGRATACVELWDLKHLQTELESMGIP